A single window of Flagellimonas maritima DNA harbors:
- a CDS encoding arsenate reductase family protein has translation MKKIYHLGSCSTCKRILKELEPLDGVALQEIKTEPITADQLEAMKNRAGSYENLFSRRAMLFRQKELHKKKLTENDYKNLILEHYTFLKRPVILLEDKIFIGNSKKVVNAAKGILHS, from the coding sequence ATGAAAAAAATTTACCATTTGGGCAGTTGTTCTACCTGTAAGCGCATTTTGAAAGAATTGGAGCCGTTGGATGGAGTTGCTCTTCAAGAAATAAAAACTGAACCTATCACTGCAGACCAACTGGAAGCCATGAAAAATAGGGCAGGTAGTTATGAGAATTTGTTCAGTAGAAGAGCGATGTTGTTCCGCCAAAAAGAACTGCATAAAAAGAAACTTACAGAGAATGATTATAAAAATCTTATCCTTGAGCACTATACTTTCCTAAAAAGACCTGTTATACTTTTAGAAGACAAAATCTTTATCGGGAATTCCAAAAAAGTAGTTAACGCGGCCAAGGGCATATTGCACTCATGA
- a CDS encoding deaminase domain-containing protein: protein MANRIISFFQKNRVCIFFVLLFNSTLCNAQSFPVSIAVRNVGASPTQLSSYADAAQANGPLLAILALNDLNITGREVQLRMSFEGGGIDFQSVPNPIGAGPFFLDGGIPLALGAPELAPYFEIANVTGISPTVYGRPLPEGSYQICLEAFDVLTGKRLSARSCTNVFLFQNRPPFLVLPANGSQVDETNPQNIVFQWTPRQLNITNVEYELSLVEIWDGTIDPQAAFLSAPPLFQATTTATSYLYGPADPILLPDRAYAWRVRAKAVDGAEGVGPFENQGHSEIFSFVHISPCEVPPNLRHEVRGSAQANILWDDPTTTVPEFTVRYRQKGAGNAWFINRTTANWTTLWDLRAGTPYEYQLKKDCGLGESGWSTVREFTTAMETETGDLYRCGISPKIDIQNQEPLSNLSPGEQFVAGDFTVTTTQVNGGEGYYSGRGHVRIPYLGNVKLAVHFDNILLNTDRQLLQGTVVTEYDPTMRNILDTGDVVETVGELGGAIGDLWDELFGQKEELLNQLAEAESFEEQQNFISQINDLEVTIAQQIDQIPSRESLPQELQDELEGLKQEGSIVANNTLTPQEIADISTADAERRERIREIAEVAEDMGIFGDNLEHHVMAIINGYWCAKNNGEENFEYFYGRGLSFFDFRGKLSELGLGRVDIEFKTTGENHGKKEISIQHSIKSGKVLENVPEASYDGHCIVFSSLDILSGNTNEFRICFQAEEDLGKFEQEFLDSAPTEEDFYYTNLRQKIDQDISSGNYDDTHLLLTMLPRCEIENFSTAQRISLINSMLDDSTGTDGLQEQLIIRFLEEYGDAQTSAMAEVYRSIDLRRLFKRVDDEESDLLTYAISDYVGKYHSLNKKKYGGTADLFQLSAWDFGSRYVILKKGNGKYSLQLNTSGGGGQGASFSSSESIFTDTDIFSTFTITGENLEIPYILLLKGVLTQEDERSLQQLTVALDMTSLAFGVGELKLAFSASTKLARAFRIALASADISATAANVICQGAGQDSTLCEDWQKVGAWVQFGVVSASGADLLYQTLKKSPKLQDEVLRLEGVANASSEFLKGFVGVVRRGNGNELVEAANRISNHRIAINKPSSGNFGYVEGNINGKAVDNKLWSSGSADPITEPQIFDAIEVGGWIRNTDSEYKMLNKLADDLGGVKGSSYPNVTGEIKIVSERDYCASCQGVLQQFSEMFPNLKLILIDGVR, encoded by the coding sequence ATGGCCAATAGAATTATTAGTTTTTTTCAAAAAAATAGAGTTTGCATATTTTTTGTATTACTGTTCAATAGTACACTTTGCAATGCCCAATCGTTCCCTGTCAGCATAGCGGTTCGGAATGTGGGCGCATCGCCCACGCAACTGTCGTCCTATGCCGATGCCGCCCAGGCCAACGGCCCCCTGCTGGCAATACTGGCGCTCAACGACCTCAACATCACCGGGCGGGAAGTACAACTGCGGATGTCCTTTGAGGGTGGCGGAATCGATTTTCAGAGTGTGCCGAACCCCATAGGTGCGGGCCCCTTCTTTCTGGACGGCGGTATCCCCCTGGCGCTAGGCGCCCCGGAGCTCGCCCCATATTTTGAAATAGCGAACGTTACGGGCATTTCCCCAACGGTCTACGGCCGCCCGCTGCCCGAGGGCTCCTACCAGATCTGTTTGGAGGCCTTCGATGTGCTGACGGGCAAGCGCCTCTCGGCGCGTTCCTGCACCAATGTGTTCCTGTTCCAGAACCGGCCGCCCTTTTTGGTGCTGCCCGCCAACGGGTCGCAGGTGGACGAGACGAACCCGCAGAACATCGTGTTCCAGTGGACGCCCAGACAACTCAACATCACCAACGTGGAGTACGAGCTCAGCCTGGTGGAGATCTGGGACGGTACCATAGACCCGCAGGCCGCCTTTTTGTCCGCTCCGCCACTTTTTCAGGCGACCACCACGGCCACCAGCTATCTCTACGGCCCCGCCGACCCCATATTGCTTCCCGACCGTGCCTATGCCTGGCGGGTACGGGCCAAGGCCGTGGACGGGGCCGAGGGTGTGGGGCCGTTCGAGAACCAGGGCCATAGCGAGATCTTCTCCTTTGTGCACATATCGCCCTGCGAGGTGCCGCCCAACCTGAGGCACGAGGTGCGCGGCAGCGCACAGGCCAACATCCTTTGGGACGACCCCACTACCACGGTGCCCGAGTTCACCGTTCGCTACCGGCAAAAGGGCGCGGGGAACGCTTGGTTCATCAACCGCACCACCGCCAACTGGACCACGCTCTGGGACCTGAGGGCGGGAACGCCCTACGAGTACCAGCTGAAGAAGGACTGCGGGCTGGGGGAGAGCGGCTGGAGCACGGTGCGGGAGTTCACCACCGCCATGGAGACCGAAACGGGGGACCTGTACCGATGCGGCATATCGCCGAAAATCGACATACAGAACCAAGAGCCCTTGTCCAACCTTTCCCCGGGAGAGCAGTTCGTTGCGGGCGACTTTACCGTAACAACGACCCAGGTGAACGGGGGCGAGGGCTACTACAGCGGCAGGGGCCATGTGCGCATTCCCTATCTGGGCAATGTAAAGCTGGCGGTGCATTTTGACAATATACTCCTGAACACCGACCGCCAGCTCTTACAGGGCACCGTGGTGACCGAATACGACCCTACGATGCGGAACATTTTGGATACGGGGGATGTGGTGGAGACGGTTGGGGAATTGGGTGGGGCTATCGGGGACCTTTGGGACGAGCTATTTGGTCAGAAAGAAGAATTGTTGAACCAACTGGCAGAAGCAGAAAGCTTTGAAGAACAACAAAATTTTATCTCCCAAATTAATGATTTAGAGGTGACCATTGCGCAACAGATAGACCAAATACCGAGTAGGGAAAGTCTACCGCAGGAGTTACAAGATGAATTAGAGGGGCTAAAACAGGAAGGCAGCATAGTAGCAAATAATACCTTGACCCCACAAGAAATAGCGGACATTTCTACCGCGGATGCCGAACGAAGGGAACGGATCAGGGAGATTGCAGAAGTTGCGGAGGATATGGGAATTTTTGGAGATAATTTGGAACACCATGTAATGGCAATAATAAATGGGTATTGGTGTGCAAAAAACAATGGAGAAGAGAACTTTGAATATTTCTACGGTCGCGGACTGTCCTTCTTCGACTTTCGGGGAAAACTCAGTGAATTAGGCCTAGGAAGAGTTGATATTGAATTTAAAACCACGGGTGAAAACCACGGAAAAAAAGAGATTTCCATACAACATAGCATCAAGTCAGGAAAAGTTTTAGAAAATGTGCCCGAAGCATCGTACGACGGACACTGTATTGTTTTCAGTTCCTTGGATATCTTATCGGGGAATACAAACGAATTTAGGATTTGCTTTCAGGCCGAAGAAGACTTGGGCAAGTTCGAACAAGAATTTTTGGATTCCGCTCCTACAGAGGAAGACTTCTATTATACAAACCTTAGACAGAAGATTGATCAAGACATTTCCTCTGGCAACTATGACGATACCCATCTATTATTGACCATGCTCCCAAGGTGCGAGATTGAAAATTTCAGTACGGCACAACGGATTTCCTTGATCAACAGCATGCTTGATGATTCTACAGGAACTGATGGCCTACAGGAGCAGTTGATTATCCGTTTTTTGGAGGAATATGGCGATGCACAAACAAGTGCAATGGCCGAGGTGTACCGTTCCATTGATCTTAGGAGACTCTTCAAAAGGGTCGACGATGAAGAATCAGACCTGCTCACCTATGCCATTAGTGACTATGTTGGCAAGTACCACAGCTTGAATAAAAAAAAATATGGAGGCACCGCAGACCTGTTTCAGTTAAGCGCATGGGATTTTGGAAGCAGATATGTCATACTAAAAAAAGGTAACGGTAAGTACAGTTTGCAATTGAATACAAGTGGAGGAGGAGGGCAGGGGGCCTCTTTTAGTTCCTCTGAGAGCATTTTTACCGACACGGACATATTCAGTACTTTTACGATAACGGGAGAGAATTTAGAGATTCCCTATATCCTTCTTTTAAAAGGGGTCCTCACGCAAGAGGACGAACGTTCTTTGCAACAGTTGACCGTTGCTCTGGATATGACCTCTTTGGCCTTTGGTGTTGGGGAGTTAAAGCTGGCCTTTTCTGCAAGCACCAAACTGGCTAGGGCTTTTAGGATTGCTCTGGCCTCGGCAGATATATCGGCGACCGCTGCAAATGTAATTTGTCAAGGAGCGGGACAGGATAGCACCCTTTGTGAAGATTGGCAAAAAGTAGGGGCGTGGGTACAATTTGGTGTTGTTTCGGCCTCTGGTGCGGATCTGTTGTACCAAACGTTGAAGAAGTCCCCTAAATTACAAGATGAAGTTCTGCGGTTAGAGGGAGTGGCTAATGCAAGTAGTGAATTTTTAAAGGGTTTTGTCGGCGTTGTAAGGAGAGGAAATGGAAATGAGTTGGTTGAAGCTGCAAATAGAATTTCAAATCACCGAATAGCGATAAATAAACCATCGAGTGGTAATTTTGGATATGTTGAAGGAAATATTAACGGTAAAGCTGTAGACAACAAACTTTGGAGTAGTGGGTCAGCTGATCCAATTACAGAACCTCAAATTTTCGATGCTATTGAGGTCGGAGGTTGGATTAGAAATACCGATTCGGAGTATAAAATGCTTAACAAGTTGGCAGATGACTTAGGAGGTGTTAAGGGAAGTTCTTATCCAAATGTTACAGGGGAAATAAAGATTGTGTCTGAACGGGATTATTGTGCCTCTTGCCAAGGGGTTTTACAGCAATTTAGCGAAATGTTCCCAAATTTAAAGTTAATTTTAATAGATGGAGTTAGATAG
- a CDS encoding DMT family transporter translates to MSKRTLALLAALGATTIYGINHTIAKGVMPAHVKPFGFIMLRVVGAAILFWGISIFGPKEKIERRDWGRILVCAILGMVINMLAFFKGLELSTPINSAVLVTITPIIVVILSAFFLSEKITLNKGLGIVLGFIGAVALILFGAEIRQDAPNIPLGNFLFVVNATSYGAYLIVVKKLIEKYHPFTLMKWLFTIAVIINFPITLPEFLEIQWSSMPLWAYGSIAFVVIGTTFMTYLFNVFALTELKASTVGAFVYVQPLFGILFALFSGKDQLTLIKVLATTLVLLGVYLASKKSKNQP, encoded by the coding sequence ATGAGCAAAAGAACCCTCGCACTTTTAGCCGCTCTTGGCGCTACCACAATTTACGGTATCAACCACACTATTGCCAAAGGGGTTATGCCAGCCCACGTAAAACCTTTTGGATTCATTATGCTCAGGGTAGTCGGTGCGGCTATTTTATTTTGGGGTATTTCCATATTTGGGCCAAAAGAAAAAATTGAGCGAAGGGATTGGGGCAGAATCCTGGTTTGTGCCATCTTGGGAATGGTCATAAATATGTTGGCGTTTTTTAAAGGGCTAGAGCTTTCTACCCCTATCAATAGTGCTGTTTTGGTCACAATTACTCCTATTATCGTAGTTATTCTATCCGCTTTTTTCCTGAGCGAAAAGATAACCCTGAACAAAGGACTTGGAATTGTATTGGGCTTTATTGGTGCTGTGGCGCTCATACTTTTTGGTGCGGAAATACGCCAAGACGCACCCAATATCCCCTTGGGCAATTTTCTTTTCGTGGTCAATGCCACTTCTTACGGAGCTTATTTGATTGTTGTTAAAAAATTGATTGAAAAGTACCATCCCTTTACTCTAATGAAATGGTTGTTTACCATTGCTGTTATTATTAATTTTCCGATTACCCTGCCAGAGTTTCTGGAAATACAATGGTCTTCCATGCCCTTGTGGGCTTATGGTTCCATTGCTTTTGTAGTCATCGGCACTACATTTATGACCTATCTATTCAATGTTTTTGCATTGACCGAACTAAAAGCTTCAACGGTTGGGGCTTTTGTCTATGTGCAGCCCTTGTTCGGAATATTGTTCGCTTTGTTTTCCGGTAAGGACCAACTTACATTGATAAAGGTTTTGGCCACTACGTTGGTTTTGCTAGGGGTCTATTTAGCAAGTAAGAAATCTAAAAATCAGCCTTAG
- a CDS encoding aspartate/glutamate racemase family protein, translated as MKTIGLIGGMSWESSKVYYQYVNEIIKEKLGGSHSAKCILTSLDFDEIERFSFSGDWEKIGKLMGIHAEKLEKAGADVIVLCTNTIHLVSDAITQAIKIPFLHIADATGEAIVKSGVKKVALLGTKFTMEKDFYTKILREQYNLKVLVPNAKDMDILQSIIYNELVKGIFKTESKEKCLEIIKKMEDQGAEGVILGCTELPLLISDDEVAIATFDTTRIHAQKAIDFALS; from the coding sequence ATGAAAACTATTGGTTTAATCGGAGGGATGAGCTGGGAATCCTCTAAAGTGTACTATCAATATGTAAATGAAATAATAAAAGAAAAGCTGGGAGGCTCGCATTCTGCAAAATGTATACTTACTTCTCTGGACTTTGATGAAATTGAGCGCTTTTCTTTCTCAGGTGACTGGGAAAAAATTGGAAAGTTGATGGGTATCCACGCAGAAAAACTTGAAAAGGCTGGAGCAGATGTGATAGTGCTCTGCACCAATACCATACATTTAGTGAGTGATGCCATTACCCAAGCAATCAAAATTCCATTTTTACACATTGCAGATGCAACAGGTGAAGCAATTGTAAAATCAGGAGTGAAAAAAGTTGCGCTCTTGGGAACAAAGTTTACTATGGAAAAGGATTTTTATACCAAGATTCTTAGAGAGCAATACAATTTAAAAGTTCTGGTCCCGAATGCAAAAGACATGGACATCCTTCAATCCATTATATATAATGAATTGGTTAAAGGGATTTTTAAGACTGAATCTAAAGAAAAATGCTTGGAAATCATTAAAAAAATGGAAGATCAAGGTGCTGAAGGTGTAATTTTGGGATGTACCGAACTACCTTTACTCATATCTGACGACGAAGTTGCCATTGCCACTTTTGATACTACACGAATCCATGCACAAAAAGCTATAGATTTTGCTCTTTCTTAG
- a CDS encoding SMI1/KNR4 family protein, which produces MLDFSKQIIRIEQKLAQARNTDTDFRVFGASSHNYQINQPLQIKDIRAFEEKYSVLLPRCYQAFLLNIGNGGNSYQDSGAGPFYGIYPLGRNINELIHSNPEVFLKEKCILHPKLTEEDWDDLNKFMDDENISDEDYYKEVAKIYSGILPIGFQGCSALHAIVLNGTHKGKVINVDKDGSKPNFTFENNFLDWYERWLDEIISGHLIKAPTSWFGYGRKDEE; this is translated from the coding sequence ATGCTAGATTTTTCCAAACAGATTATAAGAATCGAACAAAAACTCGCCCAGGCAAGAAATACCGATACGGATTTTAGGGTATTCGGTGCAAGTAGTCATAACTATCAAATTAACCAGCCTTTACAGATCAAAGATATCAGGGCTTTTGAAGAGAAATACTCCGTTTTGCTTCCACGGTGCTACCAAGCTTTTTTGTTGAACATTGGAAATGGTGGAAACTCCTACCAGGATTCAGGTGCTGGCCCCTTTTATGGAATTTATCCGTTAGGAAGAAATATAAATGAACTGATTCATTCAAATCCTGAGGTTTTTTTGAAAGAGAAATGTATTTTACATCCTAAGCTTACGGAAGAGGATTGGGACGATTTGAACAAATTTATGGATGACGAAAACATTTCTGATGAAGATTATTACAAAGAAGTTGCCAAAATTTATAGTGGAATATTGCCCATCGGATTTCAAGGGTGCAGTGCATTGCACGCTATTGTGCTAAATGGTACCCATAAAGGAAAGGTCATCAATGTGGATAAGGACGGTAGCAAACCAAATTTTACTTTTGAAAACAATTTTTTGGATTGGTATGAACGATGGTTGGATGAAATCATCTCAGGGCACCTCATTAAAGCTCCTACAAGTTGGTTTGGCTATGGAAGGAAAGATGAAGAATGA